From Pseudoalteromonas sp. Scap06:
TGTTCAATGGTTTGCACTATCAGTTCTTTTGCTAATAGGCTATCAATAGTCTTTTTATTAAACCCGAGGGCTTTTAGTTCCGTTAATGATGATTTACCCGATGCAGATAATTGCTTAAGCAAGTTAAGCTGTGTTTTAGCTTTTAAAGATGGTAAAAGCGCCCCTTTATCAGTTAACGTCAGCATATTTATACTGGTTTTATCAGGGCATTCACCTTGGCGCAGCGCATTGGGGAGTGCAATATGAATAGTTTCACCTAGTGGATAACAATAATAACGCGCAGTAAACTTCAGCAGCTCCAAATGTTGTGCAGATAACACCGGCGAATTATCAATTACTTCAATAATAGATTTGATTTTGCCTTCAGGAACTTCTGTATCGGTTTTTAAACTAAGGATAACCGCTACTTTTCGTTGATTGCCAAAAGGGACGAGTACGCGCATGCCAGGCTGCAATTTAGTCAGCGGTGTTAATTGCTCATCCACTTTATAATCAAAGGTGCGAGGTAAGGGGACTTTTATTGCAACTTCAACAAAACACATAACAACTCAACTAAGAAACCTAATAGCCTAATGTACTAAAAATAGTATTAAAAGCCTACCGACAAATCAGTAATCAATAGGTGTTTGCAGACTTTTTAGTAAAAAGAATAATTAAAGCTTGTGTGCGTGCGGGTTGTTGGATAAAATTCGCGACCAATAAATTTGTTTTAACGACGTATGGTGCCAGACTTCGGGTTTGGAGAGCGATGCGGCCTTAACTAGAGGTTCCTATGAAAGAAGGTATTCACCCTAAGTACGAAGTAATTTCTGCAACTTGTTCATGCGGAAACAAATTCGAAACTCGTTCTACTTTGTGTAAAGACATTCACTTAGACGTATGTTCTGCGTGTCACCCGTTTTACACTGGTAAGCAAAAGATTTTAGACACTGGCGGCCGTGTTGATCGCTTCAACAAGCGCTTCGGTGCACTTAGCAGCAAAAAATAATTTTTTGTTTCTATGTAAAAAAAGCACCTTAGGGTGCTTTTTTTGTGCCTAAAATTCACTTATCCCTCCATTTTATAACAGTTTTGTATTTATTATTTTTGCATAACTATTTCCTGTTCTTATTCCGAATATGCATAAACATTTGCAGACAAAATTGCCAATATTATCTATATTTTTATTTGTTACACTTTAAATATGGTACTTAAATGTAGTTAACGTGAAGTTATTTGTATTTAAAGTTAAACAAAGTTCGGTATTTCACTATTTTAATTTAAGACTGAAAAGAGTATTTCATAAATATTGAATAAGGGTAAAAACGACCTGTAATATTCATTTTTATGACGAATTTATATTTTAAAAATGTCAGGATAATCTAGGGAAGTTGCTGATAAATCACTTAAAATTAAGAGTTCTAGCATATAACAGGATAGACCTGATATTGCTTGGAATTTAAAAATAATAAAGGTATCGTAGAATAAAACTACCTCTCACTTTAACTTAAATTGCAGGATATAATCGCGTTATGTCAGATTTTCGTGAACAAGCACTACATTACCATGCCCATCCCGTTCCAGGTAAAATCAGTATTGAGCTGACCAAGCCCGCTGAGACGGTTAAAGACCTCGCGCTCGCATATAGCCCAGGTGTTGCAGAACCTGTTCGTGAAATTGCCGCTGATCCAGCAAATGCCTATAAGTATACTGGTAAAGGAAATATGGTTGCGGTTATTACTAACGGCACCGCAATTTTAGGCTTAGGTAATTTAGGCCCACTGGCCTCAAAACCAGTAATGGAAGGCAAGGCATTATTATTTAAACGTTTTGCAGGTCTAGATTCAATTGATATAGAAGTTAAGCACCGCACAACCGAAGACTTTATCAACACGGTTGCGAATATTGCAGACACGTTTGGTGGTATCAACCTAGAAGATATTAAAGCGCCAGAATGTTTTGAGATAGAAAAAGCACTTATAGAACGTTGCAGCATTCCTGTATTTCATGATGACCAACATGGTACGGCAATTGTAACGGCTGCGGGTATGCTAAATGCGCTAGAAGTACAAGGTAAAGCAATTGAAGATGCGATTATCGTGTGTTTAGGTGCCGGCGCTGCAGCTGTTGCCTGTATGGAGCTTTTAATTAAGTGTGGCGCACTGCGTGAACATATTTATATGTTAGACCGTAAAGGCGTTATTCATACACGTCGTGATGACTTAAATGAATATAAGCAATTATTTGCAAACAATACGGATAAACGTACTTTACAGGACGTAATTGAAGATGCCGATGTGTTTGTTGGTGTATCAGGCCCTAATTTATTAGCCGCCGATGATTTGAAGTTAATGGCTGACCGCCCAGTTGTATTTGCATGTTCAAACCCCGATCCTGAAATTGATCCGCAATTAGCACATGCTGCACGCAACGATCTTATTATGGCGACTGGCCGTTCTGATTATCCGAACCAAGTTAACAACGTACTTTGTTTTCCATTTATTTTCCGTGGCGCACTAGATGTACGCGCAAGTGAAATAAACGATGAAATGAAAATAGCTGCTGTAGAGGCAATTCGCAGTATTGCTAAAGAGCCAGTTCCGGCTGAAGTACTGACTGCTGCAGGTATCGATAAACTAGAGTTTGGTGCTAAATATATTATACCAAAACCTATGGATCCGCGCTTATTGCCTCGTATCGCCAAAGCCGTTGCTCAAGCTGCAGTTGATTCGGGTGTGGCACAAATTGATATGCCAGAGAACTACATGGCGTAATTTTAAGTGTGAATTAACGCAAAAAAAACCTCAGCATTTGCTGAGGTTTTTTTATAACACAGATAAAGAAATTTAATCTTCATTTAAAATAGGCACTTCTAGTCCCATTTCTTGCATTATTTTCTTCACCTCTTCAGGTACTTTTTCTGCGTTGTCTTTACGTAGATCATCATCATTAGGCAGCGGTTGCCCTGTAAATGCATGCAAAAATGCTTCGCATAAAAGCTCACTATTTGTTGCATGGCGCAAGTTGTTTATTTGACGACGAGTACGTTCGTCAGTTAATACTTTTAATACATTTAGCGGGATCGAAACGGTGATCTTTTTTACTTGTTCGGATTTTTTCCCGTGTTCTGCGTATGGGTGAATATATTCACCATTCCATTTAGCCATAAGATGTATCGTTGCCTCAGATTATAAATTGCTCACACAGCATCAAAGCGTGTAAATATGCGTGAAATTCTATCGGTTTAAAAAAGATAGTCAAATACTAGTTATTTAGCTATCTAGACATTTAAATGCTTTGACATCTTAAACTGCATGCGCTACCTTTTAGACGTCTAAACTTCCAAAATAGTAAAGGTGACGAAAATGAGTGAAAAAAATAAGGCAACAATTGCTGTTCGTAGTGGAATAGAAGCCGACAAACAGCATGGTGCGGTTGTTCCACCGCTTTATTTATCAACAACTTACTCATTTTCTGACTTTGATACCAAACGCCAATATGATTATGGCCGCAGTGGTAATCCTAACCGTGACATTTTGGCTGAGGCGCTCACTGAACTTGAAGGCGGGGCTAAAGGCATTATTACTGCAACGGGTATGGCGGCAGTTCACTTAACAACTCAATTATTAAATAGTAACGATACGTTAATGATTCCTCACGATTGCTATGGTGGCAGCTATCGTTTATTTACCTCACTAGAAAAACGCGGCTTGTTAAAGCTAGAAGTGGTCGATTTCACTAAAAGCGAAAGCTTATCGCAAATTCTTGCTATTAAACCTAAGCTGATCTGGATTGAAACACCGAGTAATCCAATTTTACGATTAACTGATATTAAAGCAGTTACCGATATTGCTAAGCAGTGCGGTGCTCTGGTTGCTGCCGATAACACATTTTTATCGCCGGCTTTGCAAAATCCGATTAAATTTGGTGCTGATATTGTGGTTCACTCAACTACTAAATATATCAATGGTCATTCAGATGTTGTTGGGGGGGCGGTTATTGCAGCAACCGCTGAGCTTGGTGAAGAACTGGCATGGTGGGCAAATAATATTGGCATTACTGGAGCGCCATTTGATAGCTATTTAACTCTCAGAGGTTTGCGCACGTTAAACGTGCGTTTGAGGCAACACCAAGAAAATGCACTCGCTATTGCACAGTATCTAGAAAACTCCCCGTTTGTTGCTCAGGTTTACTATCCAGGTCTTGAATCACATCCACAACATGCGCTTGCTAAGGCGCAGCAGTTTGGCTTTGGTGCAATGGTTAGTTTTGATATCAAAGGCGATATAAACGATGCTGCAGCGTTTTTAACGCGCTTAAATGAATTTAGTTTGGCGGAATCATTAGGCGGAGTTGAAAGTTTGATTTGTCACCCCGCAACCATGACCCATGCAGGCATGGAGGCGACTGCCCGTGCAGAAGCTGGGGTGGGTGATACGCTTATTCGTATTTCGGTGGGTATTGAAGATGCAAAAGACTTACTTGCTGATTTAGACAGGGTATTTAATTTGGTTCGCCCCGGGCAAGCAGATAATGCTTTAGCTGCAAAAAATGGTGCCAGTGAGTCATTTGGCTCAGCGAAACTAAACGCGGCGCATCCGGCGTTATGGTAGTGCCTACCAATTTTGAAAATATAAAACATGAAGTCGAGTTGGTATTAACATGGTAAATCAGGTTCATAAATTTGGTGGTTCGAGTTTAAGCTCAGCGGATCGCTTTAAAAGTGTCGCAAATATTATTTTAACTCATGCTCAAGCCGGGGATTGTGTGGTGGTATCTGCTGCCGGTAAAACCACCGATACCTTGGTTAAATTGTGGCAAAGCTTTGAACAGCAAGATACCCAAGCGATTGCTGACATTATTTTATTAATAAGTAATCATCAATCTTCGCTAATTGAACAATTGCTTATAGCGGGTGCTAAGCATGAAGCACTCAATATACTTGCCACTGAGCTAAGCATTATTACTCAGCAGGCTAAGCAAAACATATTAACTGAAGCGTGGCTATTAGCTCATGGCGAATTATGGTCTGCAAGGCTATTAAGCGCTTACTTAGGGCAACTTAACGTTAGTGCTTGCGCTCTGGACGCTAGGCAATTATTTACGTTAGACGCAGGGCAGCTACAGCATGCTAATAATCAGCAGCAGTGCTTAAAAGCCATAGATACAAGCAAAATTAATGTCGTTACAGGGTTTATTGCGGCTAATTTACAACATGAAACCGTGACCTTAGGACGTAACGGCAGTGATTACAGTGCTACTTTATTAGCACGATATTGCAATGCTAAAAAAGTGTCTATTTGGACTGACACTCAAGGTGTTTTTAGTACTGATCCGCGTAAGGTAGCTAATGCGATTAAGTATGCGCGGGTGTGCCGCGAACAAGCTAATTTATTGGCTAGATTAGGTAACCCCGTACTACATGCTAAAACATTATCGCCATTAAAAGGGACCGATATAGAGTTAATTGTTCGCAGTAGTTACGATCTTCAAGGCAGCCATACCGAAATAGTTAAATTAGGAATGAGTAAACAAAAGCGCTTTTTAACCACGATTAACAATGTGGATTTACTTACTGTTGATGATTTGAGTGAAGGCGAGGTAGCGCATGTTAGTCAGCTTATTCAGCATAGTTTGCATCACTTTGAACATGCGGGCGAAATTTACTTGGTAGTCCCTGCGTCGGCGACATATCAGGTGGTTAATTATTTTGCTGGCCGCGCCAACATTAGTGATTCTAACTTAAATGGGGTTGCAATTATTGCATCAGAGCCAGATATAGCGATACTCGGTGAGCAAAGTGCAGCTGTACTTCAAGCGCAATCAATTCACCCTAGGTTTACTCATTTTGGTGACGGTTATACGTTATTATTAACCGATCAGGTACTTGAGAGTGATGTGCTGAGCTTACTGCATGATAAATTGATCAATAAAGCGCAAGAAATAGCTTTAATTATTGCAGGGCTTGGTAATGTTGGTGCTGAATTTATGCGCCAACTACCTGCACAAATAGCCCGTTTATCATCAGGTTTTAACATTAAGTTAGTAGCATTACTACGCTCAGAGCAGATGCTGGTTAATGCCAATGGGTTAGACTGTGAGAGCTGGCAACAGCAATGGGAAAACCATGCAAGCCCCTATCAGCAAGCTGATTTGCTGTCATACATTGATACGCTTGAGTATGAACATAAGGTAGTGATTGATATTACCGCCAGTGAATATTTTAGCCAGCTTTATAGCAAATTTGTGGAATTAAATTGTCACTTAATTAGTGCTAATAAATACGCAGGCACAGCTCCGCTGAGCTGGTATCAAGCATTACGTGAAGATTTGGCACAGCGCGGCTTACATTGGCGTTATAATGCCAGTGTGGGAGCCGGATTACCGATTAACTTTGCACTGGCCGATTTGCAAAACAGTGGCGATAAAATAACGCGTATAGAAGGCGTGTTTTCTGGCACGCTGTCATGGTTATGCAGTATGTATGATGGCAGCAAGGCATTTTCAGATTTAGTGCTTGAAGCACAAGCTTTGGGGTTCACCGAACCTGATCCGCGAGAAGATTTATCTGGCCGAGATATGCAACGCAAGTTGCTTATTTTGGCGCGTGAATTAGGTATTGAATTGGAACTTGATGACATTTCTTTATCCGCATTGATGCCCGATGAGCTAAGTGCGGGCAGTTGGGATGACTTTGTTGATAACAAGGCTAGTTTAGATGCGTTTATCAAGCAGCACTTCGAAGCGGCTTTGCAACAAAGTGCTGCACTGTGTTATACCGGATTGCTGGAGTTTAAAAACAGCAAGCTAAACGCTAAGGTAGGAATTGCCTATGTACCAAAAAGCGAAGCGGTTGCTAATTTAACACCTGGCGATAATATTTTTGTGATTAATACTCAGTGGTATAATCAAAACGCATTAGTGATACAAGGCCCCGGTGCGGGTAAAGAAGTGACCGCAGCTGGCGTGCACTCTGACTTATATTGGTTGGTACAAAATATTACCTAGACCATCAAAAAGGCCGCTATTCAGCGGCCTTTTATATATTAGCATTGTTTAAAAGAGCTCTTCTTCGGTTTTAGTGCTTTCTTCAAATACATCATTTGGCTGTGCTAACACATATTTTGTAGGTGCGGTCCCTTTCTCAAAGTACTCAAAACGGCTGGTATAATCGTTTTTATGACTTAACAGCCCCGTTTCTAAGTCAATACGAATAGAAACTAAGCCTTCAGGTGGTTCGATAGGTGCCGCAGGTTTACCATCCAGTGCAACTCTCATAAAATCAACCCATGCAGGCTGAGCTGTTTTAGCACCTGACTCTGCGCCTGATATTTGGCCACTTCCTAAGTTATTGTTATAGGTTGAGCGCCCCAGAGTATTTCCAGGGTTGTCAAAACCAACCCAAACAGAGGTCATCACATCGCGATTAAAGCCGCTAAACCAAGTATCTACAGAATCATTGGTAGTGCCTGTTTTACCTGACAGATCGCGACGTTTTAGCGCTTGTGCACGCCATCCTGTACCACTCCAACCTGTTTTATGAGACCAGCTACCACCCCCCCAAATTGCGCTGTTCATAGCACTGGCAATTAAAAATGCATTTTGTTTAGATATGATCTGCGGCGCGCAGTTTGGTGCTACTTGCTCACTTAGCATTAGCGAGCTAGGCGTTGTTGCTTCATCATCACAAATTACAGTCGGGTTAGTTTTAAATAAGGTGTTGCCCATGGCATCTTGAATTTCAGAGATAAAGTAAGGTTCGATTAAGTGGCCGCCATTGGCAAAAGTACTCATACCACGAGCTAACTCTAGTGGAGTAATAGATGCGCTACCTAAAGCCAGCGATTCACTGCGATTTATATCTTCATCTGCAAAGCCAAATTTAAGTAAATGATCGGCTGTACGTTGCAAGCCAACACCACGTAATAAACGTACCGAAATCACATTTTTTGATTGTGCTAAAGCACGGCGAATGCGAATAGGGCCATTATAAATGGCAGGGCTATTTTTAGGTCGCCATGCGACACCTTGGCTTTTATCCCATTGATTTATAGGAGCATCATTTAAAATTGACGCTAAGGTGTAGCCTTTTTCAAGTGCAGCAGAGTATATAAATGGCTTAATATTAGAGCCAACTTGGCGTTTAGCTTGCACTGCACGGTTATATTGGCTTTGTTCAAAGCTGTAACCGCCTACAATGGCTTTTATACGCCCGTCTTGTGGGTCTAAAGACACAATGGCGCTTGCAGCTTCAGGGATTTGACTCAAAATATAGCTGTTGTCATCATTTTTACGCAGCCATATTTGCATGCCAGGCGTTAATATATCGCTTGCTGTTTCAGGAGCAAAGCTTTGGCGATAACGGGTGATAAACTTACGCGCCCACTTCAGATTATCCCAAGTCAATGTTGTGCGTTCGCCGCTTTTAAGTATTACTTCCGCGCTTCTGTCGGATACATTTAAAACTGCAGCGGCTTTTAGAGGGCCTAGTTCATTGGCCTCTTTCAAAATGTTTAATAACTTAGAATCAGAAGGTGTGGGCTCTGTTTGTGGATCCCATAAAATGGCTTCAGGGCCTCTAAATCCATGGCGCATATCATAGGCATGTAAATTGTTAACCAAAGCCGTTTGTGCCGCCTGTTGAATATTTGACTCAACAGAAGTATACACTTTAAATCCTGAGTTATAGGCTTTATCTATACCGTAGCGCGACACCATTTCAGCACGTACCATTTCTGAAATATATGGTGCATATAAGTCAATTTCAGCCCCATGAAAATAAGCGGTAATTGGTTGGTTCGTGGCTTCATTATACTGCGCTCTAGAAATATACTTTTCATCTAGCATTCGTCCTAACACTACATTTCTTCTGGCTTTGGCTCGCTTTGGGTTACGAATAGGGTTAAGTGCTGAAGGCGCCTTGGGTAAACCGGCAATCATTGCCATTTGCGCAAGAGTAAGCTCTTTTAGCTCTTTACCATAATAAACCTGAGCGGCTGCACCAATACCAAAGGCGCGGTTTCCTAGCTCTATTTTATTTAGATAAAGTTCAAAGATTTCATCTTTTGAAAGTAAATTTTCGATATGGATGGCAATAAATATTTCTTTTACTTTACGAATATAGGCTTTTTCTC
This genomic window contains:
- the rpmE gene encoding 50S ribosomal protein L31 encodes the protein MKEGIHPKYEVISATCSCGNKFETRSTLCKDIHLDVCSACHPFYTGKQKILDTGGRVDRFNKRFGALSSKK
- a CDS encoding malic enzyme-like NAD(P)-binding protein: MSDFREQALHYHAHPVPGKISIELTKPAETVKDLALAYSPGVAEPVREIAADPANAYKYTGKGNMVAVITNGTAILGLGNLGPLASKPVMEGKALLFKRFAGLDSIDIEVKHRTTEDFINTVANIADTFGGINLEDIKAPECFEIEKALIERCSIPVFHDDQHGTAIVTAAGMLNALEVQGKAIEDAIIVCLGAGAAAVACMELLIKCGALREHIYMLDRKGVIHTRRDDLNEYKQLFANNTDKRTLQDVIEDADVFVGVSGPNLLAADDLKLMADRPVVFACSNPDPEIDPQLAHAARNDLIMATGRSDYPNQVNNVLCFPFIFRGALDVRASEINDEMKIAAVEAIRSIAKEPVPAEVLTAAGIDKLEFGAKYIIPKPMDPRLLPRIAKAVAQAAVDSGVAQIDMPENYMA
- the metJ gene encoding met regulon transcriptional regulator MetJ; its protein translation is MAKWNGEYIHPYAEHGKKSEQVKKITVSIPLNVLKVLTDERTRRQINNLRHATNSELLCEAFLHAFTGQPLPNDDDLRKDNAEKVPEEVKKIMQEMGLEVPILNED
- the metB gene encoding cystathionine gamma-synthase: MSEKNKATIAVRSGIEADKQHGAVVPPLYLSTTYSFSDFDTKRQYDYGRSGNPNRDILAEALTELEGGAKGIITATGMAAVHLTTQLLNSNDTLMIPHDCYGGSYRLFTSLEKRGLLKLEVVDFTKSESLSQILAIKPKLIWIETPSNPILRLTDIKAVTDIAKQCGALVAADNTFLSPALQNPIKFGADIVVHSTTKYINGHSDVVGGAVIAATAELGEELAWWANNIGITGAPFDSYLTLRGLRTLNVRLRQHQENALAIAQYLENSPFVAQVYYPGLESHPQHALAKAQQFGFGAMVSFDIKGDINDAAAFLTRLNEFSLAESLGGVESLICHPATMTHAGMEATARAEAGVGDTLIRISVGIEDAKDLLADLDRVFNLVRPGQADNALAAKNGASESFGSAKLNAAHPALW
- the metL gene encoding bifunctional aspartate kinase/homoserine dehydrogenase II, which codes for MVNQVHKFGGSSLSSADRFKSVANIILTHAQAGDCVVVSAAGKTTDTLVKLWQSFEQQDTQAIADIILLISNHQSSLIEQLLIAGAKHEALNILATELSIITQQAKQNILTEAWLLAHGELWSARLLSAYLGQLNVSACALDARQLFTLDAGQLQHANNQQQCLKAIDTSKINVVTGFIAANLQHETVTLGRNGSDYSATLLARYCNAKKVSIWTDTQGVFSTDPRKVANAIKYARVCREQANLLARLGNPVLHAKTLSPLKGTDIELIVRSSYDLQGSHTEIVKLGMSKQKRFLTTINNVDLLTVDDLSEGEVAHVSQLIQHSLHHFEHAGEIYLVVPASATYQVVNYFAGRANISDSNLNGVAIIASEPDIAILGEQSAAVLQAQSIHPRFTHFGDGYTLLLTDQVLESDVLSLLHDKLINKAQEIALIIAGLGNVGAEFMRQLPAQIARLSSGFNIKLVALLRSEQMLVNANGLDCESWQQQWENHASPYQQADLLSYIDTLEYEHKVVIDITASEYFSQLYSKFVELNCHLISANKYAGTAPLSWYQALREDLAQRGLHWRYNASVGAGLPINFALADLQNSGDKITRIEGVFSGTLSWLCSMYDGSKAFSDLVLEAQALGFTEPDPREDLSGRDMQRKLLILARELGIELELDDISLSALMPDELSAGSWDDFVDNKASLDAFIKQHFEAALQQSAALCYTGLLEFKNSKLNAKVGIAYVPKSEAVANLTPGDNIFVINTQWYNQNALVIQGPGAGKEVTAAGVHSDLYWLVQNIT
- a CDS encoding penicillin-binding protein 1A, whose product is MILLKRTLQFLIICALLALITLLSLYYYVKSDIPSVQVLKNVQLQTPMQVFTKDGLLINQFGEKRRIPVTIDQIPEPLLQAFLATEDNRFYDHIGIDPIGIVRSALVLISTGEKKQGASTITMQLARNFFLTREKAYIRKVKEIFIAIHIENLLSKDEIFELYLNKIELGNRAFGIGAAAQVYYGKELKELTLAQMAMIAGLPKAPSALNPIRNPKRAKARRNVVLGRMLDEKYISRAQYNEATNQPITAYFHGAEIDLYAPYISEMVRAEMVSRYGIDKAYNSGFKVYTSVESNIQQAAQTALVNNLHAYDMRHGFRGPEAILWDPQTEPTPSDSKLLNILKEANELGPLKAAAVLNVSDRSAEVILKSGERTTLTWDNLKWARKFITRYRQSFAPETASDILTPGMQIWLRKNDDNSYILSQIPEAASAIVSLDPQDGRIKAIVGGYSFEQSQYNRAVQAKRQVGSNIKPFIYSAALEKGYTLASILNDAPINQWDKSQGVAWRPKNSPAIYNGPIRIRRALAQSKNVISVRLLRGVGLQRTADHLLKFGFADEDINRSESLALGSASITPLELARGMSTFANGGHLIEPYFISEIQDAMGNTLFKTNPTVICDDEATTPSSLMLSEQVAPNCAPQIISKQNAFLIASAMNSAIWGGGSWSHKTGWSGTGWRAQALKRRDLSGKTGTTNDSVDTWFSGFNRDVMTSVWVGFDNPGNTLGRSTYNNNLGSGQISGAESGAKTAQPAWVDFMRVALDGKPAAPIEPPEGLVSIRIDLETGLLSHKNDYTSRFEYFEKGTAPTKYVLAQPNDVFEESTKTEEELF